The DNA region TGGCGGCCCTGGGCATCATCGGAGCCCATGAGCTTTTGGCGGCGGTGTGCGGCCCGGAAAAAACCAAGCAGCTTTGGGTGCTGGCGGGGGCTTTGGCCGTGCTGACGGTGTTTTCCACCTACGCGGGTATGGATGAATATAAGAAAACCGTCCTGGCGGCGGCCCCCTGGCTGCTGTGCGCCGGCGTGGCGCTGCTGTTTTTCCTGGCGGTGCGGTGGTATGGCCGGGAGAATGCCATTGCGTTTCAGGACATCTGCGCGGTGCTGCTGGGCGGTGTGGCCATCCCTCTGGCCATGAGCTGCCTGCTGCGGCTGCGGCTGCTTACCTACGGCGGCGGGCTGGTGCTGATGCCCCTGGTGGCGGCCTTTATGAGTGACTCGGCGGCCCTGTTTACGGGCATGGCCTGCGGCAAGCACAAGCTGGCTCCCAAGGCCAGCCCCAAAAAGACCGTGGAGGGCGCTGTGGGCGGCCTGGCAGGCGGCGTGCTGGGGATGATCGTGTTCCGCATCGTGTTCTTTTTTGTCACGGTGGAGCCGCTGCCAATCGGTTGGTGCATGGTCATCGGCCTGGTGGGGGCGTTTATGGGCCAGCTGGGTGATTTGAGCTTTTCCATTATCAAGCGCCAGTTCGGCATCAAGGACTACGGACGGCTGCTGCCGGGACACGGCGGCGTGCTGGATCGGTTTGACAGCGTTATTTTCGCCGCCCCGGTGGTGTGGATGATCGCTGTGAGCGTGGGAATGTGAGAAAAAATGAGTAAGTGTATTTCCGTTTTAGGCAGCACCGGCTCCATTGGCCGGCAGACGCTGCAGGTGGCGGAGGAGCTGGGCCTGCGGGTGGCGGCCCTCACCGCCGGAAGACAGATCGATTTATTGGAGCAGCAGGCACGGCAGTTTCGCCCGTGCCTTGCTGCCGTGTATGAGGAGGCGGCGGCCCGGGAGCTGCGGGAGCGACTGAAGGATCTGCCCATCCAGGTCATGAGCGGCATGGAGGGCCTTTTAGCGGCGGCGGAGCTGGCGGATGCCGACACCGTGGTCACGGCGGTCATGGGCAGCGTGGGCCTGGAGCCGACGCTCGCGGCCATCCGAAAGAAAAAGCGTATCGCCCTGGCCAATAAGGAGACCCTGGTGTGCGCCGGGGAGCTGGTGATGGCCGAGGCGAAAAAATACGGCGCGGAGATCGTGCCGGTGGACTCGGAGCATTCGGCTATATTTCAGAGCCTTCAGGGCTGCCGGGACAGAAGCGAAATTAAGCGCCTGCTGCTCACCTGCTCCGGAGGGCCGTTTTTCGGCAAGAGCTTTGCAGAGCTGGAGCATATGACGGCGGGAGACGCCCTGCGCCACCCCAACTGGACCATGGGCGCAAAAATCACCATCGACTCCGCTACCCTGATGAATAAGGGCCTGGAGATCATCGAGGCCATGCGGCTTTACGGGCTGCCTCTTTCTCAGGTGGAGGCGGTGATCCACCGCCAGAGCATTGTGCACTCCCTGGTGGAGTTCCGGGACGGGGCCATGCTGGCCCAGCTGGGTACGCCGGATATGAAGCTGCCCATCCGCTATGCCCTGACCTATCCCTACCGGGCCGAGACCCCGGATAGAACCTTGGACCTGCTCTCCTGCGGGCCCCTGACCTTCAGCGCCCCGGATGAGACGGCCTTTCCCTGCCTGCGCATCGCCAAGCAGTGCGCCGCCGCCGGGGGCACCGCCTGCGCCATTATGAACGGGGCCAATGAAGTGGCCGTGGCGCAGTTTTTGCGGGGTGAGATAGGGTTTAACGATATTTCCCGCCGGGTGGAGCAGGCTCTTTCCCGGGTAGCGGTGAAATATCAGCCGAGCCTTGCGGATATACTGGAGGCAGACCGGTTGGGCCGGGAGGCCGCCGGGTAAATCACCGACGCCCGGGGCGTCACAGCGTGTCAAAAAAGCCTCGCAGAGTTTGCCGCCCGCAGGCGGCAAAGAAATAAAATCATTTTCTCTCGCGACATGTGCGTGAGAGAAAATACCGCTCGGGCTGCCAGTGTGGAATTTGTCCGTCACAGACGGGCAAATTATGCGCGCAGCAGACCGCAAACCTTTTGTCGGAAAAACCCGGAGGGTTTTTCGACAGTCACCGGCGCCCGGGGCGTCAGATGGGAGTGACTATGTCCACTGTTGTATATATTTTAATCGCGGTGCTGGTGTTCGGCGTGCTCATCGCCGTACACGAGCTGGGGCATTTTATGGCCGCCAAGGCCTGCGGCGTGCGGGTGAATGAGTTCTCCGTCGGCATGGGCCCGGCTATTTGCAAGAAGCAAAAGGGGGAGACTCTGTACGCCCTGCGGTGCCTTCCCTTCGGCGGATTCTGCGCCATGGAGGGGGAGGACGAGGCCTCCAGCGATCCCCGGGCCCTGGAAAACAAGGGCTTTTGGGCGAAGCTGCTGATCTTTGCCGCCGGGGCGGGGATGAATTTCCTTGCGGGCCTGCTTATTATCCTGTGCCTCAATAGCGGCGTGAAAACCATGGTCCAGCCCGTTATCGGGAGCTTTGCCGACGGCTGCCCCCTGCAGGAGACCCTGCAGGTGGGGGACCGCATCGCGGCCATCGACGGGGAAAAAATCTATGTGTACAGCGACCTGTCGCTGCTGCTGAACCTGAACCAAACGGGGCAGTACGACCTGACCGTGGTGCGGGACGGGAAAAAAGTGGAGCTTTCGGGGGTTTCCATGGAGTGCCGGGAGTACACCGACCAAAACGGCAAGGCCTACACCGGCTACGGGCTGAACTTCACCGTGAAGAAGACCACCCTGGGAGACCGGCTGCAAATGAGCTTTGCCAATGCCGCGGACTTCGTGCGCATGGTGCGCCTGTCGCTGCAGATGCTGGTGACGGGCCAGGCCGGGGTCAAGGACATCAGCGGCCCGGTGGGCATTGTGACGGTCATCACCGATGTGGGCCAGAATAGCGGCTCCACCGCCGCCGCCGTGCGGAATATTGCGTATCTGGCGGCTATGATCGCGGTAAACCTGGCGGTAATGAACCTGCTGCCCCTGCCGGCCCTGGACGGGGGGAAGATTTTCTTCCTGGTCATCAACGCCCTGTGTATGCTGCTTGTACACAAGCGTATTCCGCAGAAATTCGAGAGCTATGTCCACATTGCCGGGTTTGTGCTGCTGATGCTGCTGATGCTGGCGGTGACCTTCCAGGATGTGTGGAAAATTTTCCAATAACGGGCGGTGAATTCTGCGAGGCTTTTTGCGCTTTAGGCGCGGGAGAAAGGAGCGTATGAGAACATGAGTAAGCAAATTCAGGTGGGCAGCGTGGCCGTGGGCGGCGGCGCCCCCGTGAGCATACAGTCCATGTGCAACACGCCTACCCGGGATGTGGAGGCCACGGTGGGCCAAATCCTCCGTCTGGAGGAGGCCGGGTGCGAGATCATCCGGGTGGCCGTGCCGGATGTGGAGGCAGCCCGGGCCGTGGGGGAGATCAGACGGCACATCCACATCCCCCTGGTGTGCGACATCCATTTTGACTATAAGCTGGCCCTTATGTGCGCGGAGCAGGGGGCGGATAAAATTCGCATCAACCCCGGAAACATCGGGTCCAGGGATCGGGTGCGTGCCGTGGCGGACGCCTGTAAGGAGCGGGGCATCCCCATCCGCATCGGCGTCAACGGGGGGTCTCTGGAAAAGGAGCTGCTGGCCAAGCACGGCGGCGTTACGGCCCAGGCCCTGGTGGAGAGCGCCCTGGGCCATGTGCGTCTTTTAAATGACTGTAATTTTGACAACATCTGCATCTCCGTGAAATGCTCGAATGTGCCGGTGAATATGCGGGCCTACCAGCTTCTGCGGGCCCAGACGGACTATCCCCTGCACCTGGGCGTCACCGAGGCGGGTACGCCCACCATGGGTATTTTGAAGTCCGCCATGGGTATCGGGGGCCT from Vescimonas fastidiosa includes:
- a CDS encoding phosphatidate cytidylyltransferase produces the protein MKQRILVAVVGIPLLLLVLCWAPHWATAALLAALGIIGAHELLAAVCGPEKTKQLWVLAGALAVLTVFSTYAGMDEYKKTVLAAAPWLLCAGVALLFFLAVRWYGRENAIAFQDICAVLLGGVAIPLAMSCLLRLRLLTYGGGLVLMPLVAAFMSDSAALFTGMACGKHKLAPKASPKKTVEGAVGGLAGGVLGMIVFRIVFFFVTVEPLPIGWCMVIGLVGAFMGQLGDLSFSIIKRQFGIKDYGRLLPGHGGVLDRFDSVIFAAPVVWMIAVSVGM
- the ispG gene encoding flavodoxin-dependent (E)-4-hydroxy-3-methylbut-2-enyl-diphosphate synthase, whose translation is MSKQIQVGSVAVGGGAPVSIQSMCNTPTRDVEATVGQILRLEEAGCEIIRVAVPDVEAARAVGEIRRHIHIPLVCDIHFDYKLALMCAEQGADKIRINPGNIGSRDRVRAVADACKERGIPIRIGVNGGSLEKELLAKHGGVTAQALVESALGHVRLLNDCNFDNICISVKCSNVPVNMRAYQLLRAQTDYPLHLGVTEAGTPTMGILKSAMGIGGLLCLGIGDTVRVSLTADPVEEVRAAKQILSAAGVRRFGPNLVSCPTCGRTQYDMIPIAREVERRLESCDKNITVAVMGCVVNGPGEAAAADVGIAGGKGEGLVFRRGEILYKVPEEKLVDALMEEIEKL
- a CDS encoding 1-deoxy-D-xylulose-5-phosphate reductoisomerase, whose translation is MSKCISVLGSTGSIGRQTLQVAEELGLRVAALTAGRQIDLLEQQARQFRPCLAAVYEEAAARELRERLKDLPIQVMSGMEGLLAAAELADADTVVTAVMGSVGLEPTLAAIRKKKRIALANKETLVCAGELVMAEAKKYGAEIVPVDSEHSAIFQSLQGCRDRSEIKRLLLTCSGGPFFGKSFAELEHMTAGDALRHPNWTMGAKITIDSATLMNKGLEIIEAMRLYGLPLSQVEAVIHRQSIVHSLVEFRDGAMLAQLGTPDMKLPIRYALTYPYRAETPDRTLDLLSCGPLTFSAPDETAFPCLRIAKQCAAAGGTACAIMNGANEVAVAQFLRGEIGFNDISRRVEQALSRVAVKYQPSLADILEADRLGREAAG
- a CDS encoding M50 family metallopeptidase, whose protein sequence is MSTVVYILIAVLVFGVLIAVHELGHFMAAKACGVRVNEFSVGMGPAICKKQKGETLYALRCLPFGGFCAMEGEDEASSDPRALENKGFWAKLLIFAAGAGMNFLAGLLIILCLNSGVKTMVQPVIGSFADGCPLQETLQVGDRIAAIDGEKIYVYSDLSLLLNLNQTGQYDLTVVRDGKKVELSGVSMECREYTDQNGKAYTGYGLNFTVKKTTLGDRLQMSFANAADFVRMVRLSLQMLVTGQAGVKDISGPVGIVTVITDVGQNSGSTAAAVRNIAYLAAMIAVNLAVMNLLPLPALDGGKIFFLVINALCMLLVHKRIPQKFESYVHIAGFVLLMLLMLAVTFQDVWKIFQ